From one Anopheles bellator chromosome 1, idAnoBellAS_SP24_06.2, whole genome shotgun sequence genomic stretch:
- the LOC131216237 gene encoding dehydrogenase/reductase SDR family member on chromosome X, with product MGLLLAIGIPVALLLAIFYFMKSSKEMPKNWPQMVCEIRMQICGFQALLDDFIMRPRNKVELYKQPGKIALITGGNRGIGLRIVKKLVECEIEVILGVRNPIDSRKAVEKYLEHAKIPLAGCKLHYEQLDIGSMKSVREFAAKISSKFNKIHLLINNAGVMSVPFKLTNDGFESHMAINYYGHFLLTHLLLPQLKAAGTTTSKARVVNVSSCVHKIGEIDYQDINKVKNYYPADAYNQSKLAQVLFAKHLNLVFEEEGLPVLANSLHPGVVNTDLFEHSSTNYIPWIRALLFKSPEEGSRTVVYAAIAPAMEARGGAYVSNCREAGSHRHWKNSVQCEKLFSVTCDKLGITDFFHKSP from the exons ATGGGTCTACTGCTTGCCATCGGCATTCCggtggccctgctgctggccatctTCTACTTCATGAAATCGTCGAAGGAGATGCCCAAGAACTGGCCGCAGATGGTGTGCGAGATACGGATGCAAATCTGCGGCTTCCAGGCGCTGCTGGATGACTTCATTATGCGGCCACGGAATAAAGTCG AGCTCTACAAACAACCGGGCAAGATCGCCCTCATCACCGGTGGCAACCGTGGCATCGGGCTGCGCATCGTGAAGAAGCTGGTCGAGTGCGAAATCGAAGTCATACTCG GAGTCCGCAATCCAATCGATTCCCGGAAGGCGGTCGAAAAGTATCTGGAGCACGCCAAGATACCGCTGGCCGGCTGCAAACTACACTACGAGCAACTGGACATCGGCAGCATGAAGTCGGTGCGCGAGTTTGCAGCCAAAATTTCGTCCAAGTTTAACAAAATCCATCTCCTCATCAACAATG CCGGCGTGATGAGCGTGCCGTTCAAGCTGACAAACGACGGGTTCGAGTCGCACATGGCCATCAACTACTACGGACACTTCCTGCTGAcgcatctgctgctgccgcagctGAAGGCAGCCGGAACGACCACCAGCAAGGCACGCGTCGTCAACGTTTCGTCCTGCGTGCACAAAATCGGCGAGATAGACTATCAGGACATCAACAAGGT CAAAAACTACTATCCGGCCGACGCGTACAACCAGAGCAAACTGGCGCAGGTCCTGTTCGCCAAGCACCTGAACCTGGTGTTCGAGGAGGAAGGcctgccggtgctggccaaCTCGCTGCACCCGGGCGTCGTCAACACGGATCTGTTCGAGCACTCGAGCACCAACTACATCCCGTGGATCCGCGCGCTCCTCTTCAAGAGCCCGGAGGAAGGCTCGCGCACCGTTGTTTACGCGGCCATCGCGCCCGCCATGGAGGCCCGCGGTGGAGCCTACGTGAGCAACTGTCGCGAGGCCGGCAGCCACCGTCACTGGAAAAACTCGGTCCAGTGCGAAAAGCTGTTCTCCGTCACCTGTGATAAGCTCGGCATTACCGATTTCTTCCACAAGTCGCCCTAA
- the LOC131206713 gene encoding uncharacterized protein LOC131206713, translated as MHSIAWIVALLLVTLQDAHSVYITRLAVPRVYVLDNYHHHHHHHHRYLPRNRHDPDVPFDPEPDPVPVPGSLAEEGESVVRGPVEHLVLDCEYVIEPNETGFVLKWLHNDVPIYQWIPPHRSPSSLNRMRDHVNRTFTVGNEAMHKHRALALMQPTQDFAGKYSCSVQTFQSGNIKSADLFIIVPESGFVLKYYRNLSGDLVTVLCSVYGIFPAPEMSLWVNDYRLENGSVTEIPVADGLFDSSVSVQLVLYESLQADDVIKCVLSIPGTDYRRAKETVFLDVSSASRPFEESNSILEPSGVGLLSGTTTSTTTSRPLLSVTAKVATTGHSAAVVVGESRESIRQLPAVPSVPIRLRPTATSTRVLTVQQANPPGADPDDADIMNVLDFKEIFNENQLYKSGASSGLQHHRRVVVWTVGTPSALLLLALLRLRDRMLRT; from the exons ATGCGCACTCCGTGTACATAACGCGCCTGGCTGTGCCCCGGGTGTACGTGTTAGAtaattaccaccaccaccaccaccaccatcaccgctATCTGCCGCGGAACCGACACGATCCGGacgttccgttcgatccggaaccggacccggtGCCGGTACCGGGGAGCCTCGCGGAGGAGGGGGAGTCGGTGGTCCGCGGTCCGGTGGAGCACCTGGTGCTGGACTGCGAGTACGTCATCGAGCCGAACGAGACGGGCTTCGTGCTGAAGTGGCTCCACAACGACGTGCCCATCTACCAGTGGATCCCGCCGCACCGCAGCCCGTCCAGCTTGAACCGCATGCGGGACCACGTGAACCGGACGTTCACCGTGGGCAACGAGGCCATGCACAAGCACCGGGCGTTGGCGCTGATGCAACCGACGCAGGACTTTGCCGGCAAGTACAGCTGCTCCGTCCAGACCTTCCAGTCCGGCAACATCAAGTCCGCGGACCTGTTCATAATCG TGCCCGAGTCGGGCTTCGTGCTGAAGTACTACCGCAACCTGAGCGGCGACCTGGTGACGGTGCTGTGCAGCGTGTACGGGATcttcccggcaccggaaatgtcGCTGTGGGTGAACGATTATCGGCTGGAGAACGGCAGTGTCACCGAGATCCCGGTCGCCGACGGGCTGTTCGACAGCTCGGTCAGCGTGCAGCTGGTGCTGTACGAGTCGCTCCAGGCGGACGATGTGATCAAATGTGTCCTGTCGATTCCGGGCACCGACTATCGGCGCGCGAAGGAGACGGTATTCCTCG ACGTAAGCAGCGCCAGCCGGCCGTTCGAGGAGTCAAACTCCATCCTGGAACCGTCGGGTGTCGGGTTGCTAAGCGGAACGACcaccagcacgacgacgagcagaCCGTTGCTGTCGGTGACggcgaaagtggccaccacGGGGCACagcgcggcggtggtggtgggtgaaaGCCGGGAATCCATCAGGCAACTGCCGGccgttccgtccgttccgATTCGCCTTCGACCGACGGCCACTTCGACGCGGGTGCTCACCGTCCAGCAGGCGAACCCACCCGGTGCCGATCCGGACGACGCCGACATAATGAACGTGCTGGACTTTAAGGAGATTTTCAACGAGAATCAGCTGTACAAAAGTGGAGCCTCCTCGG GTCTGCAGCATCACCGGAGGGTTGTGGTCTGGACGGTGGGCACTCCTTCGGCGCTGCTTTTGCTGGCACTTCTTCGACTTCGAGACCGGATGCTTCGTACGTAA